Proteins encoded within one genomic window of Ranitomeya variabilis isolate aRanVar5 chromosome 4, aRanVar5.hap1, whole genome shotgun sequence:
- the OCSTAMP gene encoding osteoclast stimulatory transmembrane protein, with translation MTLQKASNMRSSCWQDFKKIYLKVPGWLWELSAAYSDPVPKDWKQTLKLFILCFVFTCLAGTFLFIWLSYSLEYNSLLACVLTISTAFLLCIILVLIHPIRCILTIIIPTLGTKQGRRLLLSTCFMFMALNILPNIFRNLKYIFNIIRCISQHSSEEVLNSTSTFRDLTIELRNIIKMTADVMAGLQLKFSPEVNLLANINTSLVSNQISAVANNMKKDFETMELAFKDLHLVANRVIAGCFIFYVLYNSTWYLRNYLTNIKFDNKYITRQLVEMAQKNNITDLNNCSSLRLIKSTGFKMSRKELGSILFRLLSILVFALLSVLILAMDHIVFHLAVEVGNWVEKLPTMQVTFYMNYNSQVSLRPLIQFRNGALLDIKHQLNFTFLPEHCKLPASPPDPSVTASIVFIYGMLLVVVCLETYAQRLCRKISAMFYRSREEERISFLFDQIVKNDNTVIRSSKCPNNIAIHCQMVNRTQNAKSAVTG, from the exons ATCATCATGTTGGCAGGACTTTAAGAAGATTTACTTAAAAGTTCCTGGCTGGCTATGGGAACTCTCAGCTGCATATTCTGATCCTGTTCCTAAAGACTGGAAGCAAACCCTAAAACTTTTTATTTTATGCTTTGTCTTTACATGTTTGGCTGGAACTTTTCTTTTTATATGGTTATCTTATTCCTTGGAGTATAACTCATTACTCGCCTGTGTCCTGACCATATCCACAGCCTTTCTTTTGTGCATTATCCTTGTTCTCATCCACCCAATCCGTTGCATCTTGACCATCATCATCCCAACCCTAGGAACCAAGCAAGGTCGCCGGCTACTGTTGTCCACCTGCTTTATGTTCATGGCTCTTAACATCTTACCAAATATCTTCAGAAACCTCAAATATATTTTCAATATCATTAGATGTATTTCCCAACATTCTTCAGAAGAGGTCCTTAACTCCACCAGCACTTTCCGAGATTTGACCATTGAATTGAGGAACATAATTAAAATGACTGCAGATGTGATGGCAGGACTTCAGCTGAAGTTTAGTCCAGAGGTGAACCTTTTAGCAAATATTAATACTTCATTGGTATCTAATCAAATATCTGCAGTGGCCAATAACATGAAGAAGGATTTTGAAACTATGGAATTGGCTTTTAAGGATCTACACCTAGTGGCAAATAGGGTGATTGCTGGATGTTTCATCTTCTATGTTCTTTATAATTCTACCTGGTACTTAAGAAACTATCTAACTAACATCAAGTTTGACAACAAATATATTACAAGGCAACTAGTGGAAATGGCCCAGAAAAATAACATTACAGATTTAAACAATTGCTCTTCACTAAGGTTAATAAAGTCAACTGGATTTAAGATGTCAAGAAAGGAGCTTGGCTCTATCTTGTTTCGTCTTCTGAGCATTTTGGTCTTTGCTCTGCTTTCTGTGCTCATCTTAGCCATGGACCATATTGTCTTTcatcttgctgtggaggttggcaactGGGTGGAAAAACTGCCTACTATGCAAGTGACTTTTTATATGAATTATAACTCCCAA GTTTCTCTAAGGCCATTAATACAGTTTAGAAATGGTGCCTTACTTGATATAAAACACCAGCTGAACTTTACTTTCTTGCCCGAACATTGCAAGCTGCCTGCGAGTCCTCCAGATCCCTCCGTCACTGCATCCATTGTGTTCATCTATGGCATGTTGCTTGTTGTCGTATGTTTGGAGACGTATGCTCAACGTCTGTGCCGCAAGATCTCCGCCATGTTCTATCGATCAAGAGAAGAAGAAAGAATTTCATTCTTATTTGACCAAATAGTAAAAAATGATAACACAGTGATCAGAAGCAGCAAGTGCCCAAATAACATTGCCATACACTGCCAAATGGTAAACAGGACACAAAATGCCAAATCAGCAGTCACTGGGTAA